In the genome of Muntiacus reevesi chromosome 5, mMunRee1.1, whole genome shotgun sequence, one region contains:
- the STT3A gene encoding dolichyl-diphosphooligosaccharide--protein glycosyltransferase subunit STT3A, whose amino-acid sequence MTKLGFLRLSYEKQDTLLKLLILSMAAVLSFSTRLFAVLRFESVIHEFDPYFNYRTTRFLAEEGFYKFHNWFDDRAWYPLGRIIGGTIYPGLMITSAAIYHVLHFFHITIDIRNVCVFLAPLFSSFTTIVTYHLTKELKDAGAGLLAAAMIAVVPGYISRSVAGSYDNEGIAIFCMLLTYYMWIKAVKTGSIYWAAKCALAYFYMVSSWGGYVFLINLIPLHVLVLMLTGRFSHRIYVAYCTVYCLGTILSMQISFVGFQPVLSSEHMAAFGVFGLCQIHAFVDYLRSKLNPQQFEVLFRSVISLVGFVLLTIGALLMLTGKISPWTGRFYSLLDPSYAKNNIPIIASVSEHQPTTWSSYYFDLQLLVFMFPVGLYYCFSNLSDARIFIIMYGVTSMYFSAVMVRLMLVLAPVMCILSGIGVSQVLSTYMKNLDISRPDKKSKKQQDSTYPIKNEVASGMILVMAFFLITYTFHSTWVTSEAYSSPSIVLSARGGDGSRIIFDDFREAYYWLRHNTPEDAKVMSWWDYGYQITAMANRTILVDNNTWNNTHISRVGQAMASTEEKAYEIMRELDVSYVLVIFGGLTGYSSDDINKFLWMVRIGGSTDTGKHIKEHDYYTPTGEFRVDREGSPVLLNCLMYKMCYYRFGQVYTEAKRPLGYDRVRNAEIGNKDFELDVLEEAYTTEHWLVRIYKVKDLDNRGLSRT is encoded by the exons GTACTTTAATTATCGCACTACTCGGTTCCTGGCTGAGGAGGGGTTTTATAAATTCCATAACTGGTTTGATGACCGGGCCTGGTACCCTTTGGGACGAATCATTGGAGGAACAATTTACCCAG GCTTAATGATCACCTCTGCTGCAATCTACCATGTCCTCCATTTTTTCCACATCACCATCGACATTCGGAATGTCTGTGTGTTCCTGgcccctctcttctcttccttcaccACCATCGTCACGTACCACCTTACCAAAGAGCTCAAG GATGCAGGAGCCGGACTTCTTGCTGCTGCCATGATTGCTGTGGTTCCTGGCTATATCTCCCGGTCTGTGGCTGGCTCCTATGATAATGAAG GGATTGCCATCTTTTGCATGCTGCTCACCTACTACATGTGGATCAAAGCTGTCAAGACTGGTTCCATCTACTGGGCAGCAAAGTGTGCCCTTGCTTACTTCTACATG GTCTCTTCCTGGGGAGGTTACGTGTTCTTGATCAACTTGATCCCTCTTCATGTACTAGTGCTGATGCTCACAGGACGTTTCTCCCACCGGATCTACGTGGCGTACTGTACCGTCTACTGCCTGGGCACCATTCTTTCCATGCAGATCTCCTTTGTGGGTTTCCAG CCTGTCCTTTCATCGGAGCACATGGCAGCCTTTGGGGTCTTTGGTCTCTGCCAGATTCACGCCTTTGTGGATTATCTGCGCAGCAAGTTGAATCCACAGCAATTTGAAGTTCTTTTCCGAAGTGTCATCTCCTTGGTGGGCTTTGTCCTTCTCACCATTGGAGCTCTCCTCATGCTGACAG GAAAAATATCTCCCTGGACGGGGCGTTTCTACTCACTGTTGGATCCTTCTTACGCTAAGAACAACATCCCCATCATTGCCTCTGTGTCTGAGCATCAGCCTACGACCTGGTCCTCATACTATTTCGACCTACAGCTTCTTGTCTTCATGTTCCCAG TTGGCCTCTATTACTGTTTTAGCAACCTGTCTGATGCCCGGATTTTCATCATCATGTATGGTGTGACCAGCATGTACTTTTCAGCTGTAATG GTGCGTCTGATGCTGGTGTTGGCACCTGTTATGTGCATTCTTTCTGGCATTGGAGTCTCTCAGGTGCTGTCCACTTACATGAAGAATTTGGACATAAGTCGACCAGACAAGAAGAGCAAGAAGCAGCAGGATTCTACTTACCCTATTAAGAATGAA GTGGCAAGTGGCATGATACTGGTCATGGCTTTCTTTCTCATCACCTACACCTTTCATTCGACCTGGGTGACCAGTGAGGCCTACTCTTCTCCCTCCATTGTGCTGTCTGCTCGTGGTGGAGATGGCAGTAGGATCATTTTTGATGATTTTCGAGAAGCGTACTATTGGCTTCGTCACAATACTCCAGAG GATGCGAAGGTCATGTCATGGTGGGATTATGGCTACCAGATTACAGCTATGGCTAATCGGACGATTTTAGTGGATAATAACACATGGAATAATACCCATATATCTCGAGTAGGGCAG GCAATGGCATCCACAGAAGAAAAAGCCTATGAGATCATGAGGGAGCTTGATGTCAGCTATGTGCTGGTCATTTTCGGAGGCCTCACTGGGTATTcttcagatg acatCAACAAATTTCTGTGGATGGTCCGGATTGGAGGCAGCACAGATACCGGGAAACACATCAAGGAGCACGATTATTATACTCCAACTGGGGAGTTCCGTGTGGACCGTGAGGGCTCTCCAGTGCTGCTCAACTGCCTTATGTACAAGATGTGTTACTACCGATTTGGACAGGTTTACACAGAAGCCA aGCGTCCGCTAGGCTATGACCGTGTCCGGAATGCTGAGATTGGGAATAAAGACTTCGAGCTTGATGTCCTAGAAGAAGCATACACCACAGAACATTGGTTGGTCAGGATATATAAG GTGAAGGACCTGGATAACCGAGGCTTGTCAAGAACATAA